The following are encoded in a window of Sulfitobacter sp. S190 genomic DNA:
- a CDS encoding DUF4214 domain-containing protein, which translates to MPTAVFSNGSPITFGTGYRWWTFDPRGEENGAIATNVRFAMNVRAADGGQVDLGKVELYIGSPSYVAPGGNPGVRDVIFDAPDLPDLFGVQADTAFDQDNENDHDIFFNASGFASQSLFAFDGEAVNGRWRFYVDNRTGEDLVVENLQVFVENRVPTIPDLVVKDITIEGPLTPNSEAEFIVDITNIGDRNYNIGQPTQIQYFVDGRRLDETDSLLLGLGAGQTDAESVTFRIGDTVPERFEARIVNTNGGELTGNNRRVEIIDADRHSVGPVKTLANSGEEVKTAILFAHSVYGDGKLANVALRNNGADNGRDDDYRAFFDSLGWQVLTDQQLGDHYVPTGGTRVQSDNRYAAQAVFQAGGLYEGSVDLLVVDDKYEAQALLAQRTLADGSKELVLTFRGTDGEDTVRAATGQAWSELGQEKHYESLRPIIEAAISYANDNGNDVSKFIVAGHSLGAAMVDIFTAVHGQQVKSSIDLTAVAVASPGMAPQLLTGLNTVGTNWFAGQVDTDVLNDLVGRPGVDGPRAPDYYIGLGHSQDPVPYPFSGNVTLVTVPLLDNQNYQRFLPIDLATVDGQATQTGFGPEHASGRYQTVINSIVEDPLYRFYSNQSLIVGNYGSGTSGDDRYFPATDESPEIRNTLFGTAQRDFVLGIDGNDAISGLDGDDLLSGGSGQDTIRGDRGDDRISGGPENDDLSGGGGNDRLWGDDGKDRLRGDIGNDVLHSGRGADALDGGSGNDLLTGGDFERDLNLVGYEVSLALLNQGDAGRQYLVIENYDAMPTTTATFEFILRGDEATQSGSVSYWMSYAVPGTDNEILVQGDEGSIIAILVNGTRIETDILTRDVLDGNAARLTLTLDGTDGVNRLQVYVNGDLAFETREPAAVTPLQAGGTLVFGADQDDVGGGFVDDQIFRGAIGDIRVWNVVRSAEEIAAFAFDAIPDAAADPSLVSNWQGGAANESTPFTDTQGNGALNLTAWENGSAPVFGAFGGAIGADTLIGGVGRDTLQGGVGEDLLVGDRIVEASDGFEAQLFRIYQATLNRLPDTGGFDVWTDLLETGARDALQVISGFTGSPEFLQTYGNLEDRAFVELLYQNVLGRDADATGLEGWLDMLADGAARSAVVRGFSESPEFREQTRELANLYAEARDQGSFVDDVYRLYQATLDRNPDDAGLDDWTRQLANNAAIEDIASGFVQSTEFQNNYGALNNEAFVELLYRNVLDREPDDTGFNAWLDLLEAGNSRESVVLGFSQSPEFTRTTTPSLREFMQQSPGDTFEGGANDDILAGSYRADTFVFDADHKGRDIVLQFDMWDTAEFRDFGYDSGSDVLAQMRLSGEDVVFSDQGVTVVFSGWNLSAMSEIDFLV; encoded by the coding sequence ATGCCAACAGCGGTATTTTCGAACGGTTCACCAATTACATTTGGCACTGGCTATCGCTGGTGGACATTCGATCCAAGAGGCGAAGAAAACGGCGCCATTGCCACCAATGTCCGCTTCGCCATGAATGTCCGCGCGGCGGACGGCGGACAGGTCGATCTGGGCAAGGTCGAGCTCTACATCGGCTCGCCCTCCTACGTGGCCCCCGGCGGCAATCCCGGTGTCCGTGACGTGATCTTCGATGCACCGGACCTTCCGGATCTATTCGGTGTTCAGGCGGACACGGCCTTTGATCAGGACAACGAAAACGATCACGACATCTTTTTCAACGCAAGCGGTTTCGCGTCTCAAAGCCTGTTTGCGTTTGACGGCGAAGCGGTCAACGGAAGATGGCGCTTTTATGTGGACAACCGCACCGGTGAAGACCTCGTCGTGGAAAACCTGCAGGTTTTCGTGGAAAACCGCGTCCCCACCATCCCCGATCTCGTGGTCAAGGACATCACGATCGAAGGCCCGCTGACGCCGAACAGCGAAGCGGAATTCATCGTGGATATCACAAATATCGGCGACCGGAATTATAACATCGGCCAGCCCACGCAAATCCAGTATTTCGTGGACGGCCGCAGGCTGGACGAGACGGACAGCCTTTTATTGGGCCTCGGTGCCGGGCAGACAGATGCGGAATCCGTGACGTTTCGCATTGGCGACACCGTACCGGAGCGGTTCGAGGCACGCATCGTGAATACAAACGGTGGCGAGCTCACCGGCAACAACAGACGGGTCGAAATCATCGACGCAGATCGGCACAGTGTGGGTCCGGTCAAGACGCTCGCCAATTCGGGCGAAGAGGTCAAAACCGCAATCCTGTTTGCCCACTCCGTTTACGGCGACGGGAAACTCGCGAACGTGGCCTTGCGTAACAATGGTGCCGACAACGGGCGGGACGACGACTACAGGGCATTTTTCGACAGCCTTGGCTGGCAGGTTCTGACGGACCAGCAGCTTGGCGATCACTACGTGCCCACGGGCGGCACGCGCGTGCAGTCCGACAACCGCTACGCCGCCCAAGCCGTTTTTCAGGCGGGCGGGCTCTATGAAGGATCGGTCGATCTGCTGGTGGTCGACGACAAATACGAAGCGCAGGCGCTTCTGGCGCAGCGGACCCTGGCGGACGGCAGCAAGGAGCTTGTCCTTACGTTCCGCGGCACCGATGGCGAAGATACCGTCCGCGCGGCCACGGGTCAGGCATGGTCGGAGCTGGGTCAGGAAAAGCACTATGAATCCCTGCGCCCCATCATCGAGGCCGCGATTTCCTATGCCAATGACAACGGAAACGATGTCTCGAAATTCATTGTCGCAGGGCACAGTCTGGGCGCCGCCATGGTAGATATCTTCACGGCAGTCCACGGCCAGCAGGTCAAATCCTCCATCGACCTGACGGCGGTTGCCGTCGCCTCACCCGGTATGGCCCCCCAACTTCTGACAGGTCTGAACACGGTCGGCACCAATTGGTTCGCGGGGCAGGTTGATACCGATGTCCTGAATGATCTTGTGGGGCGTCCGGGCGTCGACGGCCCTCGGGCACCGGATTATTACATCGGGCTTGGCCATTCCCAGGACCCGGTGCCCTACCCCTTTTCCGGAAATGTGACATTGGTCACGGTTCCGCTCTTGGACAACCAGAACTATCAGCGTTTTCTGCCAATCGACCTTGCCACCGTAGATGGGCAGGCCACGCAAACCGGATTTGGCCCTGAACACGCTTCGGGCCGCTACCAAACGGTGATCAACAGCATCGTTGAGGATCCTCTTTACCGTTTTTATTCAAACCAATCGCTTATTGTTGGAAACTACGGCTCGGGCACAAGCGGGGACGACCGTTATTTCCCCGCAACTGACGAGTCTCCGGAAATCCGCAATACGCTGTTTGGCACGGCGCAAAGGGATTTCGTTCTCGGCATCGACGGAAATGATGCGATTTCAGGTCTGGATGGCGATGACCTGCTCTCGGGCGGTAGCGGGCAGGATACGATCCGGGGCGACAGAGGCGACGACAGAATTTCGGGCGGACCCGAGAACGACGATTTGTCCGGCGGTGGGGGCAATGACCGGCTTTGGGGCGACGATGGAAAAGATCGGCTGCGGGGTGACATCGGCAATGATGTCCTGCACAGCGGGAGGGGCGCCGATGCGCTCGACGGCGGCTCCGGAAACGACCTTCTGACCGGTGGTGACTTTGAGCGCGATCTCAATCTGGTCGGTTACGAAGTCTCCCTCGCGCTTCTCAATCAGGGCGACGCAGGCAGGCAGTATCTGGTGATCGAAAACTACGATGCGATGCCGACCACGACCGCGACGTTCGAATTCATCCTGCGTGGTGACGAGGCGACGCAGTCAGGATCGGTAAGCTACTGGATGTCCTACGCAGTGCCCGGCACCGACAATGAAATCCTTGTGCAGGGCGACGAGGGCAGCATCATTGCCATCTTGGTCAACGGCACCCGGATCGAGACAGATATCCTGACCCGTGATGTCCTTGATGGAAACGCCGCACGGCTGACGCTCACGCTCGACGGGACGGACGGCGTAAACCGCCTGCAGGTCTACGTGAACGGAGACCTCGCGTTCGAGACGCGCGAACCCGCCGCCGTGACCCCTCTGCAGGCCGGCGGCACGCTGGTCTTCGGTGCGGATCAGGACGATGTCGGTGGCGGCTTTGTCGACGACCAGATTTTCCGCGGTGCAATCGGTGACATCCGCGTGTGGAATGTCGTGCGCTCTGCCGAGGAAATCGCCGCATTCGCATTTGATGCCATACCGGACGCAGCGGCTGATCCCAGCCTCGTTTCCAACTGGCAAGGCGGGGCAGCCAATGAATCGACCCCCTTCACCGATACGCAAGGCAACGGCGCCCTGAACCTGACGGCGTGGGAAAACGGTTCTGCGCCTGTCTTCGGCGCCTTCGGCGGTGCGATCGGGGCGGATACGCTGATCGGCGGCGTGGGCCGCGATACGCTGCAGGGCGGGGTCGGTGAGGATCTGCTCGTCGGTGATCGGATCGTCGAGGCATCCGACGGCTTCGAGGCGCAGTTGTTCCGCATCTATCAGGCGACGCTCAACCGGCTGCCCGACACCGGCGGCTTCGATGTCTGGACCGACCTGCTGGAAACCGGCGCGCGCGATGCGCTGCAGGTGATTTCCGGGTTCACCGGTTCGCCGGAATTTCTACAGACCTACGGCAACCTCGAAGACCGCGCCTTTGTCGAACTTCTCTACCAGAACGTGCTCGGGCGCGATGCGGACGCGACAGGGCTGGAAGGCTGGTTGGACATGCTTGCGGATGGCGCCGCGCGGTCCGCCGTGGTGCGGGGCTTTTCCGAAAGTCCGGAATTCAGGGAGCAGACCCGCGAGTTGGCAAACCTCTATGCCGAAGCCCGCGATCAAGGCAGTTTTGTCGACGATGTCTACCGCCTTTATCAAGCGACGCTCGACCGCAATCCTGACGACGCCGGCCTTGATGACTGGACCCGCCAGCTTGCCAACAACGCGGCCATCGAGGATATCGCCAGCGGTTTCGTGCAATCCACTGAGTTCCAAAACAACTACGGCGCATTGAACAACGAAGCCTTCGTAGAGCTGCTCTACCGCAACGTGCTCGACCGGGAACCGGATGACACGGGCTTCAACGCGTGGCTGGACCTGTTGGAAGCGGGCAATTCACGCGAAAGCGTCGTGCTGGGGTTCTCCCAAAGTCCGGAGTTCACGCGCACCACCACGCCCTCGCTGCGCGAGTTCATGCAGCAAAGTCCCGGCGACACCTTCGAGGGGGGCGCGAACGACGATATTCTGGCGGGCAGCTACCGTGCGGATACCTTCGTCTTTGACGCAGACCACAAGGGCCGCGACATCGTTCTGCAATTCGACATGTGGGACACGGCCGAGTTTCGCGATTTCGGCTACGACAGCGGATCGGACGTGCTGGCGCAGATGCGGTTGAGCGGCGAGGATGTTGTATTCTCCGATCAGGGTGTGACGGTCGTTTTCTCTGGCTGGAACCTGTCGGCCATGTCCGAAATCGACTTTCTCGTATAA
- a CDS encoding sensor histidine kinase, with protein MKSSDTLAEDLRKSEARFKRANEIAQLGIAEVDLATQRMTLNPTFQEMCGAPAEISVETYAHAVHTEDRDRVMKAFEEAIADGAAWGDCYRFRRLSDGVMRWFHSSSEIEVKNGEAVSAFGIVRDITAETVASAQLELVNAELHHRVKNLFGMMQSMIRITSREMPGSEPFVDALAGRLQSLTAAHEVSMGTDRSTPVVLRQILEAILSPYDTAQNRVRISGASAAIPQIYVTPVGLLLHELATNAVKYGALRPGKGSLAIDVSTTEQSDLPPTVTVQWDETSSDCAGIGTKDRDPSFGTQLIDRLTQQMGATIAREWTDSGLRLRLTVAGVK; from the coding sequence GTGAAAAGTTCGGACACGCTTGCCGAAGATTTGCGCAAGAGCGAAGCGCGTTTCAAGCGTGCGAATGAAATCGCGCAGCTGGGCATCGCCGAGGTCGATCTTGCAACCCAGAGAATGACGCTAAACCCGACATTTCAAGAAATGTGTGGCGCACCGGCCGAAATATCGGTCGAGACGTATGCGCATGCCGTGCACACCGAAGATCGCGACCGCGTGATGAAGGCATTCGAAGAGGCCATTGCGGATGGGGCTGCATGGGGTGATTGCTACCGGTTTCGCAGGCTGTCTGACGGTGTGATGCGCTGGTTCCATTCTTCCTCCGAGATTGAGGTCAAGAACGGCGAAGCTGTCAGCGCTTTCGGGATCGTAAGAGACATTACCGCGGAAACAGTTGCGTCGGCCCAGCTGGAGCTGGTGAATGCGGAGTTGCACCACCGCGTGAAGAACCTCTTTGGCATGATGCAATCCATGATCCGCATCACATCGCGTGAAATGCCCGGATCGGAGCCCTTCGTCGATGCGCTGGCGGGACGGTTGCAGTCGCTCACGGCCGCGCATGAGGTGAGTATGGGCACAGACCGGTCCACCCCGGTTGTCCTGCGACAGATACTGGAGGCGATCCTCTCCCCCTACGATACCGCCCAAAATCGGGTCCGGATCTCGGGCGCGTCTGCCGCAATCCCCCAGATATACGTCACTCCTGTCGGGCTGCTCTTGCACGAACTGGCAACGAACGCGGTCAAATACGGTGCGCTCAGGCCGGGAAAAGGCAGTCTGGCGATCGACGTCAGCACCACCGAGCAGAGCGACCTGCCCCCCACCGTGACCGTGCAGTGGGATGAAACTTCATCGGATTGCGCGGGTATTGGAACAAAAGACAGAGATCCAAGTTTTGGTACACAACTGATCGATCGGCTCACCCAGCAAATGGGGGCGACGATCGCTAGGGAATGGACGGACAGCGGTCTCAGGCTCAGGCTCACCGTTGCAGGCGTGAAGTAA
- a CDS encoding LuxR C-terminal-related transcriptional regulator → MLDDSRLSPREQQIAKSYAAGCNYQEIAANLHIAPSTVRTHLATIYRKLEVSSKVDLANRLNGQGPVPQDQVDHAAIISELALSLEEALSREKALSEVLRIIGASRGDLGLVMPAILRHALDLCDAEFGILFEYRGKKQFQASFTLGIPAAFQRWLDESGIFSASDQTGLGRMVASRTTVNIMDVKSEAIYRTDDPLRFATADLGGARSFVAIPMLAADQLVGAFTVYRQSVRPFSEDSLRLAEIFAAQSVIALENARLMSDSGHPQ, encoded by the coding sequence ATGCTCGATGACAGCCGCCTCAGCCCCAGGGAGCAGCAGATCGCCAAAAGCTATGCCGCTGGATGCAACTATCAGGAAATCGCCGCGAATTTGCACATCGCGCCCTCCACTGTGCGGACACATCTTGCGACGATCTACCGGAAGCTGGAGGTGTCCTCCAAAGTAGACTTGGCAAATCGGCTCAATGGGCAAGGCCCTGTCCCACAGGACCAGGTGGATCACGCGGCGATCATCTCGGAACTGGCTCTGAGCCTTGAGGAGGCGCTGAGCCGCGAGAAAGCGCTGAGCGAAGTGCTTCGTATCATTGGTGCGTCTCGCGGAGATCTCGGCCTGGTCATGCCCGCCATTCTGCGCCATGCGTTGGACCTATGCGACGCAGAGTTCGGTATCTTGTTCGAATACCGGGGCAAGAAGCAGTTTCAGGCCAGCTTTACTCTGGGGATACCAGCGGCCTTTCAGCGGTGGCTCGATGAAAGCGGCATATTCAGCGCAAGCGATCAAACCGGGCTGGGCAGGATGGTCGCCAGTAGGACCACGGTCAATATCATGGATGTGAAATCAGAGGCGATATACCGGACAGACGATCCCTTGCGGTTTGCCACAGCAGATCTGGGTGGTGCGCGATCCTTTGTTGCAATTCCTATGCTGGCTGCAGATCAGCTTGTCGGGGCTTTTACTGTCTATCGCCAATCCGTGCGCCCGTTTTCGGAAGATTCACTCAGGCTGGCAGAGATTTTTGCGGCACAAAGCGTCATCGCCTTGGAAAACGCGCGTCTCATGAGCGACAGCGGACATCCGCAATAA
- a CDS encoding ester cyclase, translated as MTQFEIAQAFFDACETGKGWETCQTWCTEGATFACQADALAETKTLAEYCEWMKGLLTPVPDGRYVLTSFAMDEARNSAVATAEFHGTQTGQGGPVAPTGNAVVSDYAYVMQFEGDKISHMTKIWNDVHALRQLGWA; from the coding sequence ATGACACAATTTGAAATCGCCCAAGCGTTCTTTGATGCCTGCGAAACAGGTAAAGGATGGGAGACATGCCAAACCTGGTGCACTGAAGGTGCTACCTTTGCTTGTCAGGCGGATGCGCTCGCCGAGACCAAGACCCTCGCAGAGTATTGCGAGTGGATGAAAGGTTTGCTGACCCCGGTGCCGGATGGGCGCTACGTGCTTACATCCTTTGCAATGGATGAAGCCCGAAATTCGGCTGTCGCGACGGCCGAATTCCACGGCACACAAACCGGCCAAGGCGGCCCCGTCGCGCCAACGGGCAACGCTGTTGTTTCGGATTACGCCTATGTGATGCAGTTCGAGGGCGACAAGATCAGTCATATGACCAAAATCTGGAACGACGTGCACGCGCTGCGCCAGCTTGGCTGGGCGTGA
- a CDS encoding CynX/NimT family MFS transporter, with protein MRWRILALLFFARVGIGLQFQTVASVGDDLIAVFGFTYADLGFLIGLFMAPGLFLAIPAGYWGRYVSDRTMVVFGLCALALGSAASSVAVESWTLGIGRVLSGSGFLFTTLYFTKMVADWFEGREIATAMSILVMSWPFGIAMGQIGHTWLAQTYGWQVPFQAASVYCLVAAAGVFLLYRPPHDLPAAPGGARISMTGQEWRLIVFAGMAWGVFNAAYVIYLAFAPKVLEGHGQTALAAAGIISIGSWIMILSGAACGQFVDRFGGQNTVLALCMGGAIAALLLLGLPGAGVGVGASILFGLIGMAPAGVIMAMAGQAMRPQVRAFGMGIFFTVYYAIMWITPPVAGAILDATGNPQGPMWLAMTLFAAVVPLGIAFQFFKGATVIGRERNV; from the coding sequence ATGCGCTGGCGCATTCTGGCGCTCCTGTTTTTCGCGCGCGTCGGAATTGGGCTTCAATTTCAAACGGTGGCGTCCGTGGGCGACGATTTGATCGCCGTCTTCGGGTTCACCTACGCTGATCTCGGCTTTCTGATCGGGTTGTTCATGGCCCCGGGTCTGTTCTTGGCCATACCGGCCGGATATTGGGGACGATACGTTTCAGATCGGACGATGGTGGTGTTCGGACTTTGCGCACTGGCCCTTGGCAGTGCTGCGTCGTCCGTTGCGGTGGAGAGCTGGACCCTTGGCATTGGCCGGGTCCTTTCCGGATCCGGTTTTCTTTTCACGACGCTCTATTTCACCAAAATGGTCGCGGATTGGTTTGAAGGCCGCGAGATCGCGACGGCCATGAGCATTCTTGTGATGAGTTGGCCGTTCGGGATCGCCATGGGCCAAATCGGTCACACCTGGCTCGCCCAAACCTATGGCTGGCAGGTCCCGTTTCAGGCGGCTTCGGTATACTGCCTTGTCGCGGCAGCCGGGGTGTTTTTGCTTTACCGGCCACCGCATGATTTGCCTGCGGCGCCGGGCGGCGCGCGGATTTCGATGACCGGGCAGGAATGGCGTTTGATCGTGTTTGCGGGGATGGCATGGGGGGTATTTAACGCAGCCTATGTCATCTATCTTGCCTTCGCGCCAAAGGTTCTCGAGGGCCACGGTCAAACCGCCCTCGCTGCCGCCGGTATCATCAGCATCGGCAGTTGGATCATGATCCTCTCCGGTGCGGCCTGCGGGCAATTCGTGGATCGTTTCGGCGGACAGAACACTGTCTTGGCGCTCTGTATGGGCGGCGCCATCGCAGCGCTCCTGCTGCTTGGTCTGCCCGGCGCTGGTGTTGGCGTTGGCGCAAGTATTCTATTCGGACTGATCGGAATGGCACCTGCCGGGGTCATCATGGCCATGGCAGGACAAGCGATGCGGCCTCAGGTCAGAGCCTTTGGCATGGGGATATTCTTTACGGTTTACTATGCGATCATGTGGATCACACCGCCGGTCGCAGGTGCGATTCTTGATGCGACAGGAAATCCGCAAGGTCCAATGTGGCTTGCAATGACCCTCTTCGCAGCGGTGGTGCCGCTTGGCATAGCATTTCAGTTCTTCAAAGGTGCAACGGTAATAGGCCGAGAGAGGAACGTATAA
- a CDS encoding PRC-barrel domain-containing protein has translation MKTLLSTVAIGAFTAGGVFAQSATGTDETTVPVQGGQVVVEQEDATVNVTVPDPNVEVTQGQPVVTVEQPQPEITVVVPEPTVRVRQQAPIITVEQAQPQITVVIPEPVVTVMVPKPQVDVDTGEPIIDLDQPEPVVRFVRPEPKITIQEAQPRIEFQQGEASVNVTASEAAEVNVTQEDAQVNVEQGDDANVSVTSEEAEVNVVDGGEADVQVEQMQARVVLEDFNADAEGNMSEEDRSRYQESVKVLPIFDRTAEDLIGRSVATETGEDVGEVDFIGVRGQTLVAIVGVGGFLGMGENEIAVPVEKLILRRDELILPEHTQSQLENMPEYNEAEVKVLEPGIRLAEQLGLD, from the coding sequence ATGAAAACACTTCTGAGCACCGTCGCTATTGGCGCATTTACCGCCGGTGGCGTGTTCGCTCAATCTGCCACCGGGACTGATGAAACAACTGTCCCCGTTCAAGGTGGCCAAGTCGTTGTTGAACAAGAAGATGCAACGGTCAATGTCACTGTTCCGGATCCAAACGTCGAAGTTACACAAGGTCAGCCCGTCGTGACCGTCGAGCAGCCACAACCTGAAATCACAGTCGTCGTTCCTGAACCAACAGTACGCGTACGACAACAAGCCCCCATTATTACAGTTGAGCAGGCACAGCCGCAAATTACTGTTGTCATCCCTGAACCTGTGGTCACCGTGATGGTGCCAAAACCCCAGGTAGATGTGGATACGGGAGAGCCAATCATCGATCTCGATCAGCCGGAACCTGTGGTACGGTTTGTCCGCCCGGAGCCAAAGATCACAATTCAGGAAGCACAGCCGCGTATTGAATTCCAACAGGGTGAAGCGTCGGTAAACGTGACAGCTTCAGAAGCAGCCGAAGTAAACGTCACGCAAGAAGACGCTCAAGTGAACGTTGAGCAAGGCGACGACGCCAATGTTTCGGTGACAAGCGAAGAGGCTGAAGTAAACGTCGTAGACGGCGGCGAAGCTGACGTTCAGGTTGAACAGATGCAGGCGCGCGTCGTGCTCGAAGACTTCAATGCCGACGCCGAGGGCAACATGAGCGAAGAAGACCGCTCTCGCTATCAGGAATCTGTTAAGGTCCTTCCGATTTTTGATCGCACCGCGGAAGACCTGATTGGTCGCAGTGTTGCAACCGAAACCGGCGAAGATGTCGGCGAAGTAGATTTTATCGGTGTGCGCGGTCAGACGCTTGTTGCAATCGTGGGCGTCGGTGGCTTTCTCGGTATGGGCGAAAACGAAATCGCCGTGCCGGTTGAGAAGCTCATCCTTCGTCGTGACGAACTGATCTTGCCGGAGCATACGCAGTCACAACTTGAAAATATGCCGGAATACAATGAGGCCGAAGTAAAGGTTCTCGAACCCGGCATCCGGCTGGCAGAACAACTCGGTCTCGACTAA